In Vibrio sp. 10N, the following proteins share a genomic window:
- a CDS encoding efflux RND transporter permease subunit produces MVEYFIRRPKFAIVLSIIMTIIGLIALLKAPVEQYPNVAPPEIEVSTEFTGANAEVLRDTVATEIEKEVNGVEGMIYMRSKSASDGNYILTVAFEVGFDADKAQILVQNRVNRAMAKLPEEVKRSGVKVEKTASNIMMAVMVHSPDQSKDGLFLNNYANMNIKDELARVNGVSKVRNIGDMEYAMRIWLDPMKMASLGIVPEDVASAIGEQNVIRPAGSVGAAPYATQTSPFQMVVRTEGRLRHKEQFEDIVVKADTAGKLVRISDLGRVELGSQQYIVKAMYDQSDAALLAIYQAPGANALEISEGIYAKMEELKARFPQGIDYQIPYNQTEFVKVSIAEVMETLVIAIILVTAVTYIFLQDWRTTIIPVIAIPVSVIATFAVMQAMGMSMNMLTLLGLVLSIGAVVDAAIIVVENVERLMAEEDLSAMDATIKAMQEVTGPILASALVLFAVFGPVTMMPGLTGQLYQQFGITLSVSIAISTVNALTLTPALAAILMRPGGPKPGKWLRAFNVYLDKATAGLGNSVTLMIKRLTLSLMGFGVMIIAIVLMGYKMPSGFLPDEDSGNFFVNIELPQAASLARTEQITRDAIDMVLEEQGVSSVVSAPGFSLLGNAAASNSAMMIVNLDHWSERTDANLHMKAIMGRVQDKLNRIRNADIISFFAPPIPALGMNSGFEMRLEDTLGRSPAELAAVGDELMAKAMAHPAIDFTYTMFRANTPQVEVKLKRDKIKSTNVDLQSVYMTLQTYLGGLYVNDFTEFGRNYKVFLQSEAQSRSDSSDIASYYVRSNDGKMVPLNSLIEIKNVLGAEAVERFNLYSSLMINGVAAPGYSSGEAVAAMASIADSSLPSGYKYDWSGLTYQEQKAGNAAPIMFGMAMLFTFLFLVAQYESWVTPLAIILCVPTAVFGALFHTWIMGGDINIYTQVGLVLMVGMASRNAILIVEFAKELREAQGLSIVDAAVSATKLRFRAVLMTAFSFILGVVPLVIATGAGDGARRAVGYSTFGGMLAATILGCLVVPVVWVMLQRMRERFGKAKVDTKQTA; encoded by the coding sequence ATGGTTGAGTATTTCATTCGTCGTCCTAAGTTTGCCATCGTATTGAGTATCATCATGACCATCATCGGTCTGATTGCCCTACTCAAAGCCCCTGTTGAGCAATACCCAAATGTCGCGCCTCCGGAGATTGAGGTGTCTACTGAATTTACTGGTGCCAACGCGGAAGTTCTGCGCGATACGGTCGCCACAGAGATTGAAAAAGAGGTGAATGGCGTCGAGGGTATGATTTACATGCGCTCTAAATCTGCCAGTGATGGTAACTACATTCTGACTGTGGCGTTTGAAGTAGGCTTTGACGCCGACAAAGCGCAAATTCTGGTACAGAACCGCGTAAACCGCGCCATGGCCAAACTTCCAGAAGAAGTGAAACGCTCTGGTGTGAAAGTCGAAAAAACTGCGTCGAATATCATGATGGCAGTCATGGTGCACTCACCAGATCAATCCAAAGATGGCCTGTTCCTCAACAACTACGCCAACATGAACATCAAAGATGAGTTGGCACGTGTCAATGGCGTCTCAAAAGTTCGCAACATTGGTGACATGGAATACGCGATGCGTATTTGGCTCGATCCAATGAAAATGGCCAGCCTTGGGATCGTTCCGGAAGATGTCGCAAGCGCGATTGGTGAGCAAAACGTGATTCGCCCTGCAGGTAGTGTCGGTGCAGCGCCTTATGCCACACAAACATCGCCTTTCCAAATGGTCGTCCGTACCGAAGGTCGCCTGCGTCATAAAGAGCAGTTCGAAGATATCGTCGTCAAAGCTGACACTGCAGGTAAACTGGTTCGTATCTCCGATCTTGGTCGTGTTGAGCTAGGCTCACAGCAATACATTGTGAAGGCAATGTATGATCAATCAGATGCCGCCTTGCTCGCTATTTATCAAGCACCGGGCGCCAACGCACTGGAGATCTCCGAAGGCATTTACGCCAAGATGGAAGAGCTAAAAGCGCGCTTTCCGCAAGGTATCGATTATCAGATCCCATATAACCAAACCGAGTTTGTTAAAGTCTCGATTGCCGAAGTAATGGAAACCTTAGTGATTGCCATCATCTTGGTAACCGCTGTGACCTATATTTTCCTTCAAGACTGGCGCACAACCATCATCCCGGTGATTGCCATCCCGGTCTCCGTGATCGCGACGTTTGCAGTTATGCAAGCAATGGGCATGTCGATGAACATGTTAACGCTGCTAGGTCTGGTTCTGTCCATTGGTGCTGTAGTGGATGCGGCAATCATCGTTGTTGAAAACGTGGAACGCTTGATGGCGGAAGAGGATCTCTCGGCCATGGATGCCACCATTAAAGCGATGCAAGAAGTTACCGGTCCAATCCTGGCTTCTGCACTCGTACTGTTCGCGGTGTTTGGTCCTGTTACTATGATGCCAGGACTCACTGGCCAGCTTTATCAACAGTTTGGTATTACGCTTTCAGTTTCGATTGCGATTTCAACTGTGAACGCGCTGACATTAACGCCAGCACTTGCAGCCATCTTAATGCGTCCAGGAGGTCCGAAACCGGGCAAATGGTTGCGAGCATTCAACGTTTACTTAGATAAAGCAACCGCAGGCCTTGGGAATAGCGTCACGCTGATGATTAAGCGCCTTACTCTTAGCTTGATGGGTTTTGGCGTGATGATCATTGCCATCGTGCTCATGGGTTATAAGATGCCAAGTGGCTTCTTGCCTGATGAGGACTCTGGTAACTTCTTTGTGAATATTGAACTGCCGCAAGCTGCATCACTGGCGCGTACTGAGCAAATCACCCGTGATGCGATTGATATGGTTCTTGAAGAGCAAGGCGTATCAAGCGTCGTTTCTGCACCGGGTTTTAGCCTGCTCGGCAACGCGGCAGCGTCTAACTCTGCAATGATGATCGTAAACCTCGATCATTGGTCTGAGCGTACTGATGCCAATTTGCACATGAAAGCCATCATGGGACGCGTTCAAGATAAACTCAATCGCATCAGGAATGCCGACATCATTAGCTTTTTTGCGCCCCCCATTCCTGCCCTCGGTATGAACTCTGGCTTTGAAATGCGCTTGGAAGACACCTTAGGCCGTTCTCCTGCCGAACTTGCCGCAGTCGGCGATGAACTGATGGCGAAAGCGATGGCGCACCCTGCGATTGATTTTACCTACACCATGTTCCGCGCCAATACGCCACAGGTCGAAGTCAAACTCAAGCGTGACAAAATCAAGTCAACCAATGTGGATTTGCAATCGGTCTACATGACACTGCAAACCTACCTAGGTGGTTTGTATGTCAACGATTTCACTGAGTTTGGCCGTAACTACAAAGTATTTTTGCAATCTGAAGCGCAAAGCCGCTCTGACAGCAGTGATATCGCTAGCTACTATGTGCGCTCGAACGATGGAAAAATGGTGCCATTAAACTCGCTTATTGAGATAAAGAATGTGCTTGGAGCAGAAGCCGTCGAACGCTTTAATCTGTACAGTTCACTGATGATTAATGGTGTGGCTGCGCCGGGTTATAGCTCCGGTGAAGCCGTCGCTGCAATGGCAAGCATCGCCGATAGCTCACTACCAAGCGGTTATAAATACGATTGGTCTGGCTTGACCTATCAAGAACAAAAAGCGGGCAACGCTGCGCCAATCATGTTTGGTATGGCCATGCTGTTTACCTTCCTGTTTTTGGTCGCACAGTATGAGTCATGGGTGACGCCTCTAGCGATTATTCTTTGTGTGCCGACCGCCGTTTTTGGCGCCTTATTCCACACTTGGATTATGGGTGGTGATATCAATATCTACACTCAAGTGGGCTTGGTGCTTATGGTGGGCATGGCAAGTCGAAACGCGATATTGATCGTCGAATTTGCTAAAGAACTGCGTGAAGCTCAGGGACTATCGATTGTCGATGCTGCCGTCTCGGCGACTAAACTGCGTTTTCGTGCGGTATTGATGACGGCTTTCTCATTCATTTTAGGTGTCGTACCTTTGGTGATTGCAACCGGTGCCGGTGACGGTGCGCGTCGTGCGGTGGGATACAGTACTTTTGGCGGCATGCTGGCTGCAACTATACTGGGCTGCTTGGTTGTGCCTGTTGTGTGGGTCATGCTACAGCGTATGCGTGAGCGATTTGGCAAAGCGAAAGTCGACACTAAGCAAACGGCGTAA
- a CDS encoding methyl-accepting chemotaxis protein, whose product MRTLSVQWKITVLAGLCLLFTSIALIGFSLYNAVNSQQSIQAMSSKSVSEKSQALLEAQAEINAREVKAYFDEAVYRAEMLIANAKFQKYNAEENFLPSEDLRVALDEMMRQAVIQFPSIQGAYLVFKPDQLDGEDSNYQGADYVGSNEIGQFATYWQVAASGENAVRTVLTKSIQNSMENAERFYCPMASESACVSTPRLTQVGDSQHLTSSLSLPIEVDSQVIGFLGIDLQLTQLAKTVLDSDASLFGGNGHVNIISLDESVIASDNSEVAVGSRYQSQVLSADQITDLMFGEEAATLWSTDNQWLTVFSPVTIANQTWGVFFDMPRDSVLQDAITLDTIISQQLSDGIVFETLVGAGFVLVGLIIISVMASRLVKPIREVVTRLEDIASGEGDLTQRLDVKSQDEIGQLAKQFNAFLAKLQTTIQQVAVSTEKISGTAESANQTAIATRESSEAQFREVDLVATASEEMTQTAALVVQNAEVAVEAASSANESASHGQEVAELSASEMVRLVEQMKVTVPVVEELAKNNANITEILAVIEGISEQTNLLALNAAIEAARAGEQGRGFAVVADEVRSLASRTQDSVGEIQQVIERVQKGTADVVAAMQESSNLADSTSNHVQQAVSALSRIFESISAINDMNSQIVRAAEEQQSVSSEVNQNVSNIRDLSAKILENAGESEKVGQEINALSDTQQSLMNQFKV is encoded by the coding sequence ATGCGAACTCTCTCCGTGCAGTGGAAAATCACGGTATTGGCAGGCTTGTGCTTGCTGTTCACCTCTATCGCCTTAATCGGCTTTTCACTTTATAACGCCGTCAATAGCCAGCAGTCGATTCAAGCAATGAGTTCGAAATCGGTGTCCGAGAAATCTCAGGCACTTCTGGAAGCTCAAGCTGAGATCAATGCTCGTGAGGTGAAAGCCTACTTTGATGAAGCGGTCTACCGAGCTGAGATGCTGATTGCTAATGCGAAGTTTCAAAAGTACAACGCAGAAGAGAACTTCCTCCCGAGTGAAGATCTGAGGGTGGCGTTGGACGAAATGATGCGTCAAGCGGTTATCCAATTTCCGTCGATACAAGGGGCGTACCTTGTTTTCAAACCTGATCAGCTTGACGGTGAAGACAGCAACTACCAGGGAGCGGACTACGTAGGTTCAAACGAAATTGGTCAGTTTGCGACGTATTGGCAAGTTGCTGCCAGCGGTGAAAACGCGGTTCGTACCGTATTAACCAAAAGCATTCAAAACTCGATGGAAAATGCTGAGCGCTTCTATTGCCCAATGGCAAGTGAGTCTGCGTGTGTGAGCACACCAAGATTGACGCAAGTGGGGGATAGCCAGCATCTCACCTCATCGCTGTCACTGCCCATCGAAGTAGATAGCCAAGTCATTGGATTTTTAGGTATTGATCTGCAATTAACTCAACTTGCTAAGACGGTACTTGATTCCGATGCCAGCCTATTTGGTGGTAACGGTCACGTTAATATTATCAGCTTAGATGAGAGCGTGATTGCCAGTGATAATAGTGAAGTCGCGGTTGGCTCACGTTATCAGAGCCAGGTACTTTCCGCCGACCAAATTACCGACCTGATGTTTGGTGAAGAAGCCGCAACACTGTGGAGCACTGACAATCAGTGGTTAACGGTGTTCAGTCCAGTCACTATTGCCAACCAAACTTGGGGCGTTTTCTTTGATATGCCTCGTGATAGCGTACTTCAAGATGCGATTACCCTAGACACGATCATTTCACAGCAATTAAGTGACGGCATTGTATTCGAAACCTTGGTCGGTGCGGGTTTTGTACTCGTTGGCCTGATCATTATCAGCGTTATGGCGTCACGTTTAGTGAAACCCATTCGTGAAGTGGTGACTCGTTTAGAGGACATTGCTAGCGGTGAAGGGGATCTGACTCAGCGTTTGGATGTGAAATCTCAAGATGAAATCGGACAGCTGGCGAAACAGTTCAACGCGTTTCTCGCTAAGCTGCAGACGACGATTCAGCAAGTAGCCGTTTCTACCGAGAAAATCAGCGGCACTGCAGAATCCGCCAATCAAACTGCTATCGCAACCCGAGAAAGCAGTGAGGCACAGTTCCGTGAAGTCGATCTAGTAGCCACTGCTTCAGAAGAGATGACACAAACGGCTGCGCTAGTCGTACAAAATGCCGAAGTGGCGGTAGAGGCAGCTTCCAGCGCTAATGAGTCGGCAAGTCATGGTCAGGAAGTGGCAGAGCTGTCGGCAAGCGAAATGGTGCGTTTAGTGGAGCAGATGAAAGTAACGGTGCCAGTAGTGGAAGAGCTTGCGAAAAACAACGCCAACATTACTGAGATATTGGCCGTGATTGAGGGTATTTCTGAACAAACTAACCTGTTGGCACTGAATGCAGCGATTGAAGCGGCTCGCGCCGGAGAGCAGGGCAGAGGGTTCGCGGTGGTTGCCGATGAAGTCCGCAGCCTAGCGAGTCGTACGCAAGATTCGGTTGGCGAAATCCAGCAAGTGATTGAGCGAGTACAGAAAGGCACGGCAGATGTGGTGGCTGCGATGCAAGAGAGCTCCAACCTCGCTGACTCAACATCGAATCATGTTCAGCAAGCGGTATCAGCACTTAGCCGTATTTTCGAATCGATTTCAGCCATCAACGACATGAATTCGCAAATCGTCCGTGCCGCTGAAGAGCAGCAATCGGTATCGAGTGAGGTGAATCAGAATGTGAGTAATATTCGTGATCTGAGCGCGAAGATCCTTGAAAATGCCGGTGAGTCAGAAAAAGTGGGACAAGAGATCAATGCACTGTCTGATACGCAGCAATCACTGATGAATCAATTTAAAGTCTAG
- the xthA gene encoding exodeoxyribonuclease III, whose amino-acid sequence MKVISFNINGLRARLHQLQALIDKHQPDVIGLQEIKVHDEAFPVEAVEEMGYKVYFHGQKAHYGVAMLCKKEPISVQKGFPTDNEDHQKRMIMATFEDDNGEKVTVLNGYFPQGDNIAHETKYPYKREFYQDLMKYLNEYHNNDEQVIVMGDINISPIDLDIGIGEPNRKRWLKTGKCSFQPEEREWLKTLLDWGFVDTFRQLHPDADDKFSWFDYRSRGFDDNRGLRIDVVLATPGLAAKCVEADIDYELRGIEKPSDHAPIWSTFS is encoded by the coding sequence ATGAAAGTCATCAGCTTTAATATCAATGGTCTACGTGCAAGACTCCATCAATTGCAAGCGCTCATCGACAAGCATCAGCCGGATGTCATCGGCTTGCAGGAAATCAAAGTGCACGATGAAGCCTTCCCGGTCGAAGCCGTTGAAGAAATGGGCTACAAAGTTTACTTCCATGGTCAAAAAGCGCACTACGGTGTTGCGATGCTTTGCAAAAAAGAGCCTATCTCGGTTCAAAAAGGTTTCCCAACCGATAATGAAGACCATCAGAAACGCATGATCATGGCGACGTTTGAAGATGACAACGGCGAAAAAGTCACCGTACTTAATGGTTACTTCCCGCAAGGTGACAACATCGCTCATGAGACTAAATACCCTTACAAGCGCGAGTTCTATCAAGATCTTATGAAGTACTTGAACGAGTACCACAATAACGATGAGCAAGTCATCGTGATGGGTGACATTAACATCAGCCCAATCGACCTTGATATTGGTATCGGTGAGCCTAACCGTAAGCGCTGGCTAAAAACGGGTAAGTGTTCATTCCAACCTGAAGAGCGTGAATGGCTAAAAACGCTACTTGATTGGGGCTTCGTGGACACCTTCCGTCAGCTTCATCCGGATGCGGACGACAAATTCTCGTGGTTCGATTACCGCTCTCGTGGCTTTGATGACAACCGCGGCCTGCGCATCGACGTGGTACTGGCAACGCCAGGTCTAGCGGCAAAATGTGTTGAAGCAGACATCGACTACGAGCTACGCGGCATTGAGAAGCCGTCTGACCACGCGCCAATTTGGTCTACCTTTTCGTAG
- a CDS encoding alpha-L-glutamate ligase-like protein, translated as MLGKLTSPFKLRDRGIMGMNQRNHGYIGKYNDRSKYPLVDDKLKTKIIAEKAGATTPALIGVVNNQAEAKRIHTMVKDWPGFVIKPAQGSGGKGILVIVSHKDGVYTKPSGATINKEDVERHISNTLAGLFSLGGKNDVAVVENLIKFDDCFDGFSYEGVPDVRIIVFQGYPVMAMMRLSTSASDGKANLHQGAVGVGIDIATGKAVRAVQFDRPVTHHPDTGKELATLAVPHWKRLLTLASSAYEMTGLGYMGTDMVLDKEEGPMVLELNARPGLAIQIANGCGILPRLQHIESLGTPNPFEYPSPEERVEYAAKMFGHGEDA; from the coding sequence ATGCTTGGAAAGCTAACCAGTCCTTTTAAGCTTCGTGATCGCGGTATCATGGGTATGAACCAGCGTAACCATGGTTACATCGGTAAATACAATGACCGCTCGAAGTATCCACTTGTGGATGACAAGCTAAAAACCAAAATCATTGCTGAAAAAGCTGGCGCGACCACGCCAGCCCTCATTGGCGTCGTCAATAACCAGGCGGAAGCAAAACGCATCCATACTATGGTTAAAGATTGGCCTGGCTTTGTAATTAAACCTGCGCAAGGCAGTGGTGGTAAGGGCATTTTGGTGATAGTGAGCCACAAGGATGGTGTTTACACTAAGCCATCTGGCGCCACGATCAACAAAGAAGATGTTGAACGTCATATCAGTAACACCCTTGCAGGTCTGTTCTCACTTGGTGGTAAGAACGACGTAGCGGTGGTTGAAAACTTGATTAAGTTTGACGACTGCTTCGATGGCTTTAGTTACGAAGGTGTGCCAGATGTACGTATTATCGTATTCCAAGGCTACCCTGTGATGGCGATGATGCGTTTGTCTACGTCAGCTTCTGACGGCAAAGCAAACCTGCACCAAGGTGCCGTAGGTGTTGGTATCGACATTGCCACTGGTAAAGCAGTACGTGCAGTACAGTTTGACCGCCCTGTGACCCATCACCCAGATACGGGTAAAGAGCTTGCAACGCTCGCTGTACCGCATTGGAAGCGACTGTTAACTCTGGCTTCTAGCGCGTATGAAATGACCGGGCTTGGTTACATGGGTACCGACATGGTTCTCGACAAAGAAGAAGGCCCTATGGTCCTCGAGCTTAACGCACGTCCGGGACTCGCGATTCAGATTGCTAACGGCTGTGGCATTTTGCCAAGACTGCAGCACATCGAATCTTTGGGTACACCAAACCCATTCGAGTATCCGAGCCCAGAAGAGCGCGTCGAGTACGCTGCAAAAATGTTTGGTCATGGCGAAGACGCTTAA
- a CDS encoding inactive transglutaminase family protein — MTSRIPFFLSVGLLIVAGIALSVIRHDTYGVPWTPGETRQVWDIEARVEFNAIGKPAKVSLAAPYTQEGFTLIGESASSPGYGVSYVDSDAGRRAEWSIREAQGPQTIYYKTQFLVDDQALANSTPPTEDVIKPTFDGPEEAAAVAILDRAQSRSSDNVTFTRELIKALNDNDSQNSALILNNMTKLQAAAKLLAFAEVPSKVVGVIELEDGRRRQSIQQMLSVWDGVKWQIFSPESTEGKKQANLLVWDESNVSLLDVVGGKDSKVHFTMIAQEVSPQEATNSKVDADGLLNFSIHSLPLEEQAMFKTIMLIPIGALIVVFLRILIGLKTSGTFMPVLIAVAFVQTQLVTGIVGFLLIVGTGLVIRSYLSKLNLLLVARISAVIITVILIISIFTVVAFKIGLTEGLSITFFPMIILSWTIERMSILWEEEGAKEVVLQGGGSLLTAVLVYLAMTNPYIQHLTFNFIGLQLVILGGILLLGTYTGYRLTELRRFKPLTED; from the coding sequence ATGACTTCACGTATTCCATTTTTCCTATCTGTAGGATTACTCATTGTAGCGGGTATTGCGCTCAGTGTTATTAGGCACGATACCTATGGCGTACCATGGACTCCTGGCGAAACACGCCAAGTATGGGACATCGAAGCCCGTGTCGAGTTTAACGCCATTGGCAAACCAGCGAAGGTTTCGTTAGCGGCACCATACACTCAAGAAGGTTTCACATTAATTGGTGAGTCCGCTTCCTCACCTGGCTATGGTGTGTCTTATGTTGACTCTGATGCGGGTCGCCGCGCTGAATGGTCGATTCGCGAAGCACAAGGTCCACAAACCATCTATTACAAGACTCAATTCCTTGTGGACGACCAAGCGTTGGCAAACTCAACTCCGCCAACAGAAGATGTCATTAAACCTACCTTTGATGGTCCAGAAGAAGCCGCTGCAGTTGCCATTTTAGACCGCGCTCAATCTCGTTCATCGGACAATGTCACTTTCACTCGTGAGCTTATCAAAGCGCTGAACGACAACGACAGCCAAAACTCAGCTCTCATTCTTAATAACATGACTAAACTGCAAGCGGCAGCAAAACTGCTCGCGTTTGCTGAAGTTCCAAGCAAAGTCGTCGGCGTTATTGAACTGGAAGATGGTCGCCGTCGTCAGTCCATACAACAAATGCTGAGTGTCTGGGACGGAGTCAAATGGCAGATCTTCTCACCAGAATCGACAGAAGGTAAGAAACAAGCCAACCTTCTAGTGTGGGACGAGTCCAACGTATCACTGCTTGATGTTGTCGGTGGTAAAGACAGTAAAGTGCATTTCACCATGATTGCGCAAGAGGTCTCTCCTCAAGAAGCAACCAACAGCAAAGTGGATGCCGACGGTCTATTGAACTTCTCAATTCATAGCCTACCGCTCGAAGAGCAAGCCATGTTTAAGACCATTATGCTGATCCCTATCGGCGCGCTGATTGTGGTGTTCTTGCGTATCCTAATCGGTCTTAAAACTTCTGGTACCTTCATGCCTGTACTGATTGCCGTCGCATTCGTACAAACTCAGCTTGTGACGGGTATTGTCGGTTTCCTATTGATTGTCGGTACCGGTCTGGTGATCCGTAGCTATTTATCAAAACTCAACTTGCTGTTAGTCGCTCGTATATCCGCGGTCATCATCACGGTAATCTTGATAATCTCTATCTTCACCGTAGTAGCGTTTAAGATTGGTTTGACAGAAGGTCTATCTATTACCTTCTTCCCTATGATTATCCTATCTTGGACAATCGAACGTATGTCTATCCTTTGGGAAGAAGAAGGTGCCAAAGAAGTGGTGCTGCAAGGCGGTGGCTCACTACTGACAGCAGTACTGGTATACCTTGCGATGACCAACCCATATATTCAGCACCTAACGTTTAACTTTATCGGTCTGCAGCTGGTTATCCTTGGTGGTATCTTGCTACTAGGTACTTACACAGGTTACCGACTCACTGAACTGCGTCGCTTTAAACCACTGACGGAGGACTAA
- a CDS encoding ABC transporter permease, which produces MDFSLIIDSLPIYFDGLWTTVWLVLSALIIGLCVAIPLAVARNSDNYLLSLPSWGFIYFFRGTPLLVQLYLIYYGMDQFFPVKDTLWEHAWFCALVAFVLNTSAYTAEIIRGAINGLPRGEVEAAKAFGMSTWKTYRRIILPSALRRALPAYSNEVIFMLHGSAVAGIVTIMDLTGAARLVNSRYYAPFESFLAAGMFYMALTFIILWCFKKAEKRFLAYLRPLGSQ; this is translated from the coding sequence ATGGACTTTTCTCTGATTATCGACAGCTTGCCTATCTATTTTGATGGCCTTTGGACCACAGTTTGGTTGGTGCTATCAGCACTGATTATTGGCTTGTGTGTTGCCATTCCGCTCGCGGTTGCACGCAACAGCGATAACTATTTGCTGAGCTTGCCGTCATGGGGTTTTATCTATTTTTTCCGTGGCACGCCGCTGCTGGTTCAGCTTTACCTTATCTACTACGGTATGGATCAATTCTTCCCGGTGAAAGATACCCTTTGGGAACATGCTTGGTTCTGTGCGCTGGTGGCCTTTGTTCTTAATACCTCTGCTTATACTGCGGAAATCATCCGTGGTGCCATAAATGGCTTGCCACGTGGCGAAGTAGAAGCGGCAAAAGCATTTGGCATGAGCACTTGGAAAACATATCGCCGCATCATTTTGCCATCGGCATTGCGGCGTGCACTGCCTGCTTACAGTAACGAAGTGATCTTTATGCTTCACGGCTCTGCCGTTGCGGGTATCGTGACAATTATGGACCTGACCGGCGCAGCTCGCTTGGTAAACTCTCGCTACTACGCACCATTTGAGTCGTTCTTAGCGGCGGGTATGTTCTACATGGCACTGACGTTCATTATTCTTTGGTGCTTCAAAAAAGCCGAAAAACGTTTCTTGGCGTATTTGAGACCGCTTGGCTCTCAGTAA
- a CDS encoding efflux RND transporter periplasmic adaptor subunit, with protein MTKTAISTALSLSLLFLSGCGAEQNSESLSSSVEVSTVAITHSEVFPTTEYVGRTRAPEDVQIRPLVSGRLITKAVAEGADVKKGELLYELDPQPFQVRLNAAKAELAKAKAKMLQVQRTLNRAVKLHNEGSLSPLEFEEVELEETTSIAAYEIAKSEFDKAQLELDWTKIYSPIDGRVSNSSYSIGDIVTPEGQPLTTVVKLDTTWVNISVNETSGLAEFQEAMLLDEKHASEFEVHLKLSNGATYPYAGQVGFVDNRVDVETGTITVRLNFPNPDLLLLPGQYVTVEVVDDSLSPLSVPSESVQFDQGGHFVYVVTNESLIEKRYIQWYQQLENVFLVESGVESGEQVVTEGLQKVKPGSSVSAHSPETSSAAEG; from the coding sequence ATGACCAAAACCGCAATAAGCACTGCCCTCTCGCTTTCACTTCTTTTTCTTTCTGGATGTGGTGCTGAACAAAATTCCGAATCACTTTCTTCTTCTGTTGAAGTGAGCACTGTGGCGATAACCCACAGCGAGGTCTTCCCAACGACTGAATATGTCGGTCGAACTCGTGCCCCTGAAGACGTACAAATTCGCCCACTGGTTTCTGGACGATTGATCACCAAAGCGGTGGCTGAAGGTGCAGATGTGAAAAAAGGCGAACTTTTGTATGAGCTAGACCCGCAGCCGTTTCAAGTCCGCCTCAACGCGGCCAAGGCTGAGCTTGCAAAAGCAAAAGCTAAGATGCTTCAGGTTCAGCGTACCTTAAATCGCGCAGTGAAACTTCATAACGAAGGCTCCCTCTCTCCCCTAGAGTTTGAAGAAGTGGAGTTGGAAGAGACCACGTCAATTGCCGCTTATGAAATCGCTAAATCTGAATTCGACAAAGCTCAGCTCGAGCTCGATTGGACTAAAATCTATAGCCCTATCGACGGCCGCGTCAGTAACTCTAGCTACAGTATCGGTGACATTGTGACGCCAGAAGGCCAGCCATTAACAACGGTGGTTAAACTCGACACCACTTGGGTGAATATTTCCGTAAATGAGACTTCTGGACTGGCCGAATTCCAAGAAGCTATGCTGCTTGATGAAAAGCATGCCAGTGAGTTTGAGGTACACCTCAAACTGTCTAACGGCGCGACATATCCATACGCTGGCCAAGTGGGCTTTGTCGACAACCGAGTTGATGTCGAAACAGGCACTATTACCGTTCGTCTCAACTTCCCGAATCCAGACTTACTGTTATTGCCCGGTCAATATGTCACGGTAGAAGTGGTGGACGACTCCCTATCGCCGCTGTCGGTGCCTAGTGAATCGGTACAGTTCGACCAAGGCGGTCACTTTGTTTATGTGGTTACTAACGAAAGTCTGATCGAGAAACGCTACATCCAGTGGTACCAGCAGCTTGAAAATGTATTCCTCGTTGAATCCGGTGTTGAGTCTGGTGAGCAAGTTGTCACTGAAGGTTTGCAAAAAGTAAAACCAGGGTCATCTGTATCTGCTCACTCTCCAGAGACAAGTTCGGCGGCTGAGGGTTAA